In Bradyrhizobium sp. G127, one genomic interval encodes:
- the ykgO gene encoding type B 50S ribosomal protein L36, translating to MKVRNSLKSLRGRHRNNRLVRRKGRVYVINKVQRRFKARQG from the coding sequence ATGAAGGTCCGTAATTCGCTGAAGTCCCTGCGCGGCCGTCACCGCAACAACCGTCTGGTCCGCCGGAAGGGCCGGGTTTACGTCATCAACAAGGTTCAGCGCCGCTTCAAGGCGCGCCAGGGCTGA
- a CDS encoding tetratricopeptide repeat protein, whose translation MALRSASTANRTGLFLKLAIGAVVLGSVAAAPAAAQAPQLTPPGKQKKLPEAPAKLPRISGDKTKNLDFLFGALKAAPDQESAKAVEARIWALWTATPSDTAALLMSRAKVALDGKDTDVALKLLDAVIKLRPDYIEAWNRRATIYYLQNDYRRSMEDIRQVLIREPRHFGALAGLGMIMQETGDEKHALDAFRRALAINPYLERVPDLVKSLAEKVEGRDI comes from the coding sequence ATGGCATTGCGGTCGGCATCCACGGCAAATCGAACCGGGCTTTTTCTTAAGCTCGCGATAGGCGCCGTCGTACTCGGATCAGTGGCTGCAGCACCGGCCGCCGCGCAGGCGCCCCAGCTCACACCGCCCGGCAAGCAGAAGAAACTGCCCGAAGCGCCGGCCAAGCTGCCGCGCATCTCCGGCGACAAGACCAAGAATCTCGATTTTCTGTTCGGCGCGTTGAAAGCGGCGCCCGATCAGGAGAGCGCCAAGGCGGTGGAGGCCCGGATCTGGGCGCTGTGGACCGCGACGCCGAGTGATACGGCGGCGTTGCTGATGTCGCGAGCCAAGGTCGCGTTGGATGGCAAGGACACTGATGTCGCGCTGAAGCTGCTCGATGCCGTCATCAAGCTCCGCCCCGATTACATCGAGGCGTGGAACCGGCGTGCGACGATCTACTACCTGCAGAATGACTACAGGCGGTCGATGGAAGATATCCGGCAGGTGCTGATTCGCGAGCCGCGCCATTTCGGCGCGCTAGCTGGTCTCGGCATGATCATGCAGGAAACCGGCGACGAAAAGCATGCGCTGGACGCCTTCCGCAGGGCGCTGGCCATCAATCCGTATCTCGAACGCGTCCCCGACCTTGTGAAGTCACTGGCCGAAAAGGTCGAAGGCCGGGATATCTAA